The region ACGGCGCTGCTGGCGGCGACACCTGCGTTGGTCGGGCGGGAAAACCTGATGCACGCTGGCGCCATTACCATGCTGACGGTGCGGCTGGGTTCCGTTATTTCGCCAATGTGCGGCGGTTTGTTGCTGGCAACCGGCGGTGTGGCGTGGAACTACGGGCTGGCGGCGGCGGGCACGTTTATCACCTTGTTGCCGTTACTGAGCCTGCCTGCATTACCGCCACCGCCACAACCGCGCGAGCACCCGCTGAAATCGCTACTTAGCGCCCTGCAATTTTTACTGCACAACCCTTTGATTGGCGGCATCGCGCTGCTTGGTGGGTTATTGACGATGGCAAGCGCGGTGCGCGTGCTCTACCCGGCGCTGGCGATAAGCTGGAACATGTCGGCGGCAGAAATTGGCTTGCTGTATGCCGCGCTGCCGCTCGGCGCGGCCATTGGCGCGTTAACCAGCGGCAAGCTGGCGCACAGTGAGCGCCCCGGCGTGATTATGCTGCTGGCGTCCGTTGGCGCGTTTATCGCCATCGGTTTATTCAGCCTGATGCCCGTCTGGGCGCTGGGCGTGCTGTTTCTGGCGCTGTGCGGCTGGCTGACGGCGGTGAGTTCGCTGCTGCAATACACGCTGTTGCAAACGCAAACTCCGGAAGCGATGCTCGGGCGAATTAACGGTTTATGGACGGCGCAAAACGTCACGGGTGACGCCATTGGTGCCGCGCTGCTGGGCGCGATGGGGTCAATGATGACGCCCGCCGCATCGGCGAGCATCAGCGGTTTTGTGCTGGCGATAGTGGGCGTGTTGCTGGTGGTGGTGCTTGGCGAGCTGCGGCGTTTTCGCCAGGTGCAGCCCGCCGCCGAAGCCTGATTAACTAAACAGCGCCGCCAGGCGTTGTAACACGCGGGTGGCGCTGTAGTAATCAAGGCGGAAAGTTTCCGCGCCGAGTGCGTACACGCGGTGATCTTGCACCGCAGGCAGGTGCGCCAGCAGCGGGTTCTGGCTGAGCGCATCCGCGTCTTTCTGGTCGCTGGCAAACAGGAACAGCACCTCGCCATTCAGCCCGGCGGCCAGATTCTCGCCGCCTAACTGGACAATGTCATGACGTTTCCCCTGGCTCTGACTGGCGTGCAGATTCGCCGGTAACGGCGCGAGGGTAAAGCCCAGTTGCTGCATCAATTGGCCCTGCGCGGAATCTTCAGTCCACAGATTGGCGCTGTGTGCCGCCGGGGTATAGACCAGCGCGCTGACCGGCTGCGGCGGCAGTTTCATGCGTGCTTTAACGTCCGCAAGCTGTTGATTGAACTGGCTGATACGCGCCGCCGCCTCTTTTTCGTGACCGGTGATTTCACCAAGCTGCGTTAACAGCGCCTGCCAGCTTTTGTCGTCGTAGTTGATGATAAGCGTCGGGGCGATGGTTGATAGCTGATCATACAGCGGCAACGCGGAGTCGCCGCCGGTGGCGCTGATCAGGATTAAATCCGGCATTTGTGCAGCGACGGCTTCAGCGTTGGGTTCCCCAATGTAAAGCCGCGCGACATTACGCTGCCGGGCAATTTCCCCCCACTGGCGCAAAAAGCCTTGTTCGTCGGCAAAACGGTTATTTGGCGTGGTCGCGCCGCTGGCGATAACTGGCGCATCAATCGCCAGTAGCGAACCGGTGAGCGTCACGCTGGTGGAAACAATACGCAGCGGCTTAGTCGGTAGCGTGTGCGTTCCACGGCTGTCCGTGACCTGGCGAGGCCACTCTGCCGCCATCGCTGAGGTAATTCCTAAAACAAAAATTCCTAAAAACACTAAGGGCTTACAGCGCAAAAAAGAGCATCTCACAACGCATATCCTGTTTTTGTTGAAGTTAATGCTTCTCATTTTCATATCTGAATGAAGCAGATGCAAGCATTCGCCGCGCGAGAGAACAATCTGCTGTTGACAGAGCGGGCAATAACTTTTTATCTTACCGACTCAAAAACACAAATGATAATCATTATTAGTTAATTTATCACTGTTGGAGGATGATATGGATACGTCCCTGGCTGAGGAAACCCGGCAGTCTGCGAAGACGCTGGCCGCGGATCAGTTTTTCTTTATGTCGCCGTACCGCAGTTTCACCACCTCCGGGTGCGTGGCGCGTTTTTGCGAGCCTGCCGCGGGCGGCGATGCGCCCGAGAGTGCTTTCCAGCAAAAACTGGCTCAGGCGTTTGCCGATGCGAAAGCGCAGGGCATTGCCCACCCGGTGATGGTTGGCGCGATCCCCTTCGACACCACCCAGCCATCTGCGCTGTTTATCCCGCACAGCTGGCAAACCTTTTCCCGCCCGGAGAAACAGCGATCCGCGCGCTATTTCACCAGTGGCGCGATGCCGAACGTCACAGCGCAGCAGGCGATCCCATCGCAGGAGACGTTTATGCAGATGGTGGCGAATGCCGCCGCGCGCACCGCCACGCCGGAAGTCGATAAAGTGGTGCTCTCGCGTCTGATTGAGTTAACCACCGACCGCCGTATCGACAGCGGCGTGCTGTTAGAACGCCTGATTGCCCAGAACCCGGCCAGTTACAACTTCCACGTTCCGCTACCGGATGGCGGCGTACTGCTGGGCGCAAGCCCGGAACTGTTGCTGCGCAAAGAGCAGGAGCACTTCAGTTCGCTGCCGTTAGCCGGTTCCGCCCGCCGCCAGCCGGACGACATTCTTGACCGCGAAGCGGGTAACAAGCTGCTGGCTTCGGAAAAAGATCGGCACGAGCACGAACTGGTGACGCAGGCGATGAAAAACGTGCTGCAGCCGCGCAGCCAAACCCTGACATTGCCGGAATCACCACAACTGGTCACTACCCCCACTTTATGGCACCTGGCCACGCCGATTACCGGCACTGCAGTCGCCGGGGAAAACGCGCTGACGCTGGCGTGCCTGCTGCACCCGACGCCCGCGCTGAGCGGCTTCCCGCACCAGGTGGCGAAACAGGTGATTGCCGAGCTGGAGCCGTTCAACCGTGAGCTGTTTGGCGGCATCGTTGGCTGGTGCGACGCCGCGGGTAACGGCGAGTGGGTGGTCACTATTCGCTGTGCGCGGCTTCACGATAACCATGTTCGTCTGTTCGCCGGTGCCGGGATTGTTCCGGCCTCTTCGCCGCTTTCCGAGTGGCGCGAAACCGGCGTCAAGCTGACCACCATGCTGAACGCATTTGGTTTGCACTGAGGATCAACCATGACCATTCCGTTTACCCGCTGGCCGCACGAGTTCGCCGAGCGTTACCGTGAAAAGGGCTACTGGCAGGATTTACCGCTGACCGATATTTTGACCCGCCACGCGCGCAGTGATGCCACGGCGGTGATCGAGGGCGAACGCCGCTTGAGCTACCGCCAGCTTAACGATGCCGCAGACAATCTGGCCTCGGCGTTACAGGCGCAGGGCATCAGGCGCGGGGAAACCGCGCTGGTGCAGCTGGGCAACGTCAGCGAGTTCTACATTGTTTTCTTCGCGCTGCTGAAAATCGGCGTGGTGCCAGTCAACGCGCTGTTCAGCCATCAGCGCAGCGAATTGAACGCGTATGCCGCGCAAATCGCACCGGCGCTGCTGATTGCCGATCGCGCGCATACGCTATTTGAGAATGACCATTTCCTCACCGCGTTTGTTGCACAGCACCCGTCGGTGCGCACTGTGCTGCTGCGCGGCGACAGCGGCGAGCAGGCGCTGGAAGACGCCATTGCCCGCCCGGCAGATAATTTTATCGCCACGCCAACGCCCGCCGATGAAGTGGCGTTTTTCCAGCTTTCTGGCGGCAGCACCGGCACGCCAAAACTTATCCCGCGCACACACAATGATTACTACTACAGCATTGTGCGCAGTAACGAGATCTGCGGATTTAACGCGCAAACCCGTTACCTCTGCGCGCTGCCGGCGGCGCACAACTACCCGTTGAGTTCACCCGGCGCGCTTGGCGTCTTCCACGCCGGAGGCTGCGTGGTGCTGGCTGCCGATCCGAGCGCCACGCTCTGCTTCCCGCTGATTGAAAAACACCAGATTAACGT is a window of Enterobacter sp. R4-368 DNA encoding:
- the entC gene encoding isochorismate synthase EntC encodes the protein MDTSLAEETRQSAKTLAADQFFFMSPYRSFTTSGCVARFCEPAAGGDAPESAFQQKLAQAFADAKAQGIAHPVMVGAIPFDTTQPSALFIPHSWQTFSRPEKQRSARYFTSGAMPNVTAQQAIPSQETFMQMVANAAARTATPEVDKVVLSRLIELTTDRRIDSGVLLERLIAQNPASYNFHVPLPDGGVLLGASPELLLRKEQEHFSSLPLAGSARRQPDDILDREAGNKLLASEKDRHEHELVTQAMKNVLQPRSQTLTLPESPQLVTTPTLWHLATPITGTAVAGENALTLACLLHPTPALSGFPHQVAKQVIAELEPFNRELFGGIVGWCDAAGNGEWVVTIRCARLHDNHVRLFAGAGIVPASSPLSEWRETGVKLTTMLNAFGLH
- the entE gene encoding (2,3-dihydroxybenzoyl)adenylate synthase EntE, whose translation is MTIPFTRWPHEFAERYREKGYWQDLPLTDILTRHARSDATAVIEGERRLSYRQLNDAADNLASALQAQGIRRGETALVQLGNVSEFYIVFFALLKIGVVPVNALFSHQRSELNAYAAQIAPALLIADRAHTLFENDHFLTAFVAQHPSVRTVLLRGDSGEQALEDAIARPADNFIATPTPADEVAFFQLSGGSTGTPKLIPRTHNDYYYSIVRSNEICGFNAQTRYLCALPAAHNYPLSSPGALGVFHAGGCVVLAADPSATLCFPLIEKHQINVTALVPPAVSLWLQAIAEWGSNAQLASLRLLQVGGARLSATLAARIPAEIGCQLQQVFGMAEGLVNYTRLDDPFDRIINTQGRPMCPDDEVWVADENGNLLPPGHVGRLMTRGPYTFRGYFNSPEHNASAFNEHGFYCSGDLISIDEQGYITVQGREKDQINRGGEKIAAEEIENLLLRHESVIHAALVSMEDSLLGEKSCAYLVVKTPLRAVAVRRFLREQGVAEFKLPDRVECVDALPLTPVGKVDKKQLRQWLAQRAPA
- the fepB gene encoding Fe2+-enterobactin ABC transporter substrate-binding protein, encoding MAAEWPRQVTDSRGTHTLPTKPLRIVSTSVTLTGSLLAIDAPVIASGATTPNNRFADEQGFLRQWGEIARQRNVARLYIGEPNAEAVAAQMPDLILISATGGDSALPLYDQLSTIAPTLIINYDDKSWQALLTQLGEITGHEKEAAARISQFNQQLADVKARMKLPPQPVSALVYTPAAHSANLWTEDSAQGQLMQQLGFTLAPLPANLHASQSQGKRHDIVQLGGENLAAGLNGEVLFLFASDQKDADALSQNPLLAHLPAVQDHRVYALGAETFRLDYYSATRVLQRLAALFS
- the entS gene encoding enterobactin transporter EntS; the encoded protein is MKQQSWLLNLSLLRTHPAFRAVFLARFISILSLGLLGVAVPVQIQAMTHSSWQVGLAVTLTGSAMFVGLMFGGVLADRFERKKLILLARSTCGVGFIGLYLNALLPEPSLLAIYLLGLWDGFFGALGVTALLAATPALVGRENLMHAGAITMLTVRLGSVISPMCGGLLLATGGVAWNYGLAAAGTFITLLPLLSLPALPPPPQPREHPLKSLLSALQFLLHNPLIGGIALLGGLLTMASAVRVLYPALAISWNMSAAEIGLLYAALPLGAAIGALTSGKLAHSERPGVIMLLASVGAFIAIGLFSLMPVWALGVLFLALCGWLTAVSSLLQYTLLQTQTPEAMLGRINGLWTAQNVTGDAIGAALLGAMGSMMTPAASASISGFVLAIVGVLLVVVLGELRRFRQVQPAAEA